Proteins encoded by one window of Cannabis sativa cultivar Pink pepper isolate KNU-18-1 chromosome 4, ASM2916894v1, whole genome shotgun sequence:
- the LOC115712926 gene encoding 26S proteasome non-ATPase regulatory subunit 12 homolog A isoform X1, with product MEGGSNLEATIEQLLNVEKQMRLAGDVAGTKKAATDILQLCFEARAWKTLNEQIIVLSKRRGQLKQAVTAMVQQAMQYIDETPDVETRVELIKTLNNVAAGKIYVEIERARLTKKLAKIKEEQGLIAEAADLMQEIAVETFGAMAKTEKIAFILEQVRLCLDRQDYVRAQILSRKISPRVFDVDISKEKKKPKEGDGVVEEAPADIPSLLELKRIYYELMIRYYSHNNDYLEICRCYKAIYEIPAVKENPSDWIPILRKICWYLVLAPHDPMQSSLLNSTLEDKNLSELSNFRLLLKQLVTMEVVQWTALWNSYKDEFENEKNMLGGSLGDKAAEDLKQRVIEHNILVVSKYYARITLKRLAELLCLSIQEAEKHLSEMVVSKALVSKIDRPMGVVNFQTAKDSNEILNAWSSNLEKLLDLVEKSCHQIHKETMVHKAALKV from the exons ATG GAAGGAGGAAGTAATTTGGAGGCGACCATAGAGCAATTGCTCAATGTGGAGAAGCAGATGAGGCTTGCTGGAGATGTGGCCGGCACCAAGAAAGCTGCTACTGACATTCTACAGCTGTGCTTTGAAGCACGTGCTTGGAAGACCCTCAATGAGCAGATTATTGTTTTATCAAAACGCCGTGGTCAACTTAAGCAG GCTGTAACTGCTATGGTCCAGCAAGCAATGCAATATATAGATGAGACGCCAGACGTTGAAACTCGTGTAGAGCTTATAAAAACCCTTAATAATGTTGCTGCTGGAAAG ATATATGTTGAGATTGAGAGAGCCAGGTTGACTAAAAAACTGGCAAAGATAAAGGAAGAACAAGGACTTATAGCTGAAGCTGCTGATTTGATGCAAGAAATAGCG GTTGAAACTTTTGGTGCTATGGCAAAAACTGAGAAAATTGCTTTCATTCTTGAACAA GTTCGACTGTGTTTGGATCGTCAAGATTATGTTCGTGCTCAAATCCTGTCAAGGAAGATTAGTCCAAGGGTGTTTGATGTTGACATCtcgaaagagaagaaaaaacctAAAGAAGGTGATGGTGTTGTTGAGGAGGCTCCTGCTGATATTCCATCACTCTTAGAGTTAAAGAGGATTTATTATGAACTAATGATAAG GTATTATTCACATAACAATGATTACCTTGAAATTTGCCGATGCTACAAAGCAATATATGAGATTCCTGCTGTCAAAGAAAACCCTTCTGACTGGATACCG ATCTTAAGGAAAATATGTTGGTACTTGGTTCTGGCACCACATGATCCAATGCAATCTAGTCTTCTTAATTCCACCCTGGAGGATAAGAATCTCTCTGAACTTTCAAATTTTAG GTTGCTGTTGAAACAACTGGTTACCATGGAGGTTGTACAATGGACAGCTCTTTGGAATTCATACAAGGATGAGTTTGAGAATGAGAAGAACATGCTTGGAGGTTCCTTGGGGGACAAAGCAGCTGAAGATCTGAAACAGAGGGTTATAGAACAT AATATCTTAGTTGTTTCAAAGTACTACGCCAGGATTACACTGAAAAGACTTGCAGAGCTCTTATGTCTCAGTATCCAG GAGGCTGAGAAGCATCTTTCAGAAATGGTTGTTTCCAAGGCCCTAGTTTCAAAGATTGACAGGCCGATGGGTGTAGTTAATTTTCAAACCGCAAAGGATAGCAACGAAATCCTTAACGCATGGTCTTCAAACTTGGAGAAGCTGCTTGATCTCGTTGAGAAGAGTTGCCACCAGATACACAAGGAAACTATGGTTCACAAGGCTGCTTTGAAAGTTTGA
- the LOC115712926 gene encoding 26S proteasome non-ATPase regulatory subunit 12 homolog A isoform X2, producing the protein MRLAGDVAGTKKAATDILQLCFEARAWKTLNEQIIVLSKRRGQLKQAVTAMVQQAMQYIDETPDVETRVELIKTLNNVAAGKIYVEIERARLTKKLAKIKEEQGLIAEAADLMQEIAVETFGAMAKTEKIAFILEQVRLCLDRQDYVRAQILSRKISPRVFDVDISKEKKKPKEGDGVVEEAPADIPSLLELKRIYYELMIRYYSHNNDYLEICRCYKAIYEIPAVKENPSDWIPILRKICWYLVLAPHDPMQSSLLNSTLEDKNLSELSNFRLLLKQLVTMEVVQWTALWNSYKDEFENEKNMLGGSLGDKAAEDLKQRVIEHNILVVSKYYARITLKRLAELLCLSIQEAEKHLSEMVVSKALVSKIDRPMGVVNFQTAKDSNEILNAWSSNLEKLLDLVEKSCHQIHKETMVHKAALKV; encoded by the exons ATGAGGCTTGCTGGAGATGTGGCCGGCACCAAGAAAGCTGCTACTGACATTCTACAGCTGTGCTTTGAAGCACGTGCTTGGAAGACCCTCAATGAGCAGATTATTGTTTTATCAAAACGCCGTGGTCAACTTAAGCAG GCTGTAACTGCTATGGTCCAGCAAGCAATGCAATATATAGATGAGACGCCAGACGTTGAAACTCGTGTAGAGCTTATAAAAACCCTTAATAATGTTGCTGCTGGAAAG ATATATGTTGAGATTGAGAGAGCCAGGTTGACTAAAAAACTGGCAAAGATAAAGGAAGAACAAGGACTTATAGCTGAAGCTGCTGATTTGATGCAAGAAATAGCG GTTGAAACTTTTGGTGCTATGGCAAAAACTGAGAAAATTGCTTTCATTCTTGAACAA GTTCGACTGTGTTTGGATCGTCAAGATTATGTTCGTGCTCAAATCCTGTCAAGGAAGATTAGTCCAAGGGTGTTTGATGTTGACATCtcgaaagagaagaaaaaacctAAAGAAGGTGATGGTGTTGTTGAGGAGGCTCCTGCTGATATTCCATCACTCTTAGAGTTAAAGAGGATTTATTATGAACTAATGATAAG GTATTATTCACATAACAATGATTACCTTGAAATTTGCCGATGCTACAAAGCAATATATGAGATTCCTGCTGTCAAAGAAAACCCTTCTGACTGGATACCG ATCTTAAGGAAAATATGTTGGTACTTGGTTCTGGCACCACATGATCCAATGCAATCTAGTCTTCTTAATTCCACCCTGGAGGATAAGAATCTCTCTGAACTTTCAAATTTTAG GTTGCTGTTGAAACAACTGGTTACCATGGAGGTTGTACAATGGACAGCTCTTTGGAATTCATACAAGGATGAGTTTGAGAATGAGAAGAACATGCTTGGAGGTTCCTTGGGGGACAAAGCAGCTGAAGATCTGAAACAGAGGGTTATAGAACAT AATATCTTAGTTGTTTCAAAGTACTACGCCAGGATTACACTGAAAAGACTTGCAGAGCTCTTATGTCTCAGTATCCAG GAGGCTGAGAAGCATCTTTCAGAAATGGTTGTTTCCAAGGCCCTAGTTTCAAAGATTGACAGGCCGATGGGTGTAGTTAATTTTCAAACCGCAAAGGATAGCAACGAAATCCTTAACGCATGGTCTTCAAACTTGGAGAAGCTGCTTGATCTCGTTGAGAAGAGTTGCCACCAGATACACAAGGAAACTATGGTTCACAAGGCTGCTTTGAAAGTTTGA